The following coding sequences are from one Aliarcobacter skirrowii CCUG 10374 window:
- a CDS encoding collagen-like triple helix repeat-containing protein, which produces MADWVFNRNGQSTLIHDNDCFRNRNGQVIAWIYNDNMYSLQGRHIGWFEDGVLYDNQNKALGFLRNSTGYLPSRPGMSGTPGMPGFSGRPGRPGLSGTPGKPGRSGWSSNDLANYFNT; this is translated from the coding sequence ATGGCAGATTGGGTATTTAACCGCAATGGACAATCAACATTAATTCATGACAATGATTGTTTTAGAAATCGTAATGGTCAAGTAATAGCTTGGATATATAACGACAATATGTATTCACTTCAAGGACGACATATCGGTTGGTTTGAAGATGGAGTTCTCTATGATAATCAAAACAAAGCTTTGGGCTTTTTGCGAAACTCAACAGGGTATTTACCGAGTCGTCCTGGAATGAGTGGTACTCCAGGTATGCCAGGGTTTTCTGGTCGTCCAGGGAGACCTGGTTTGTCGGGTACACCTGGAAAGCCAGGAAGAAGTGGTTGGTCATCAAATGATTTGGCTAATTATTTCAATACTTAA
- a CDS encoding BsuBI/PstI family type II restriction endonuclease, producing MQENTKQRIQDTKELLRKFNIPELYLTDLMALSFLSLLTLDSDKKYSAASSRMMRIHDILKNISDVFDINYAENSRETVRKRVIRVLEQSALIERNPDDLTRPTNSGKTVYQVADEALDIVKKYQTKQFDKKVEQFFKTHTSLKEQYAKKRDLHRIPLVIDGEEFTLSSGTHNELQVSIIEDFASRFAHGSKLLYVGDTENKYIYVNKEKLEELGIPISENDKLQLPDVVLYDETKNWLYLIEAVTTHGPIDQKRIIDLEKMFENCSSGNVYVTAFPDRPTFRKYIAEIAWETEVWISSEPDHMIHFNGDRFMGPH from the coding sequence GTGCAAGAAAACACAAAACAGAGAATACAAGATACGAAAGAACTACTGAGAAAATTCAATATACCAGAGCTTTATCTAACTGATTTAATGGCTTTAAGCTTTCTCTCTCTTTTAACACTCGATAGTGATAAAAAGTATAGTGCTGCAAGTAGTAGAATGATGAGAATACATGATATTTTGAAAAATATCAGTGATGTATTTGATATTAACTATGCAGAAAATAGCAGAGAAACAGTTAGAAAAAGAGTAATAAGAGTGCTAGAACAATCAGCATTAATTGAAAGAAATCCTGATGATCTAACAAGACCTACCAATAGTGGAAAAACTGTTTATCAAGTGGCTGATGAAGCTTTAGATATTGTAAAAAAATATCAAACTAAACAATTTGATAAAAAAGTTGAACAGTTTTTTAAAACACATACTTCGTTAAAAGAACAATATGCGAAAAAGAGAGACCTACATAGAATACCTTTAGTTATCGATGGAGAAGAGTTTACTTTATCCTCTGGAACACATAATGAGTTACAAGTAAGTATAATTGAGGATTTTGCTTCAAGGTTTGCTCACGGATCTAAATTACTCTATGTTGGAGATACTGAAAATAAATATATCTATGTAAATAAAGAAAAGTTAGAAGAGCTTGGTATTCCAATATCTGAAAATGATAAGCTGCAGCTACCAGATGTAGTTTTATATGATGAAACTAAAAATTGGTTATATCTTATTGAAGCAGTTACAACTCACGGCCCGATAGATCAAAAGAGAATTATTGACCTAGAAAAAATGTTTGAGAACTGTTCATCTGGCAATGTATATGTAACAGCATTTCCAGATAGACCAACTTTTAGAAAATATATTGCAGAAATTGCTTGGGAGACGGAAGTTTGGATCTCAAGTGAACCAGACCATATGATCCACTTTAATGGTGATAGATTTATGGGACCACATTAA